CGCAGGCGAGTTGTGCCTGGCCGTCATCGATGCTGACCTGCGGTGGGAAATGCGTCGAGTAGACGCGGCGGACGAGCTCGCTTTCGAGCTCCTCCAGCAGGTGTTCTGCGGCGAGTTTGCCGACGTGGCCGACGCCGGGCAACCCCTCGACCAGTACCGGCTCGTCGAGGTCGGGGTCCGCTACGCGCTCGATGTCGAATTCGTCCATACGGCTTATTCGCGGCTGCGGCGCTTAAGAGAACGTCGATACTCGCCGTAGCTGTCTTCGGGCGAGAACGGCGCGGGTGCACTGTTGACCGCCTCGAGCCCGCACTCCGGACAGGTGTCGTCCAGCGTGTACACCGGCCGGTCGTGTTCGGATTCCCAGGCGGCACAGACGCGGATGTCCGATTTCATCGGTGGTGAATCACTGGAGCGACGATCGACTTACTCGTCGTCTTCGCTGCGCTCGCGGTGGAACTGCCCCGAACCACCGTGTTGCTCGACGACCTTCGCGGCGCGGTCCGCACTCTCTTCGAGCGCGTCCTCGGCGGTCTTGTAGTCGGGCGCTTGTACCTGAATGCGGTACTCGGGTGAGCCGACGTAGGTCACTTCGAGTTCGATCTCGTTGGGGACCTCACCGTTGCCCTCCGCAGCCTGGAGCGCTTCCTTGATGACGTCGACGCCGTCGCTTTCGGGACAGGACAGGTCGACGTAGCCGGTGACCTGCACGTACGGCACGGAGACGTTGTTCCGGGCCGTCTGGACGATAGCGTCGATCTCCTCCTCGGAGAGGTCGACGTCTTCGAGGGCGTCGTTGCCGTGGATCGCCGCCGACTCGAACCCGTCGTACATCGAGCCGAACTCCGCCAGCAGCTCGTTGGCGATAGCGGCGTAGGTCTCGTCGTCCAGGTCCTCGCCGAAGGCCAGTTCCATCCAGTTGTCGGCCTTCTGCTCGTTTTTCCACTCCTGAATCTTCTCTTTTCGCTGGTGGTCGTTGACGTCCTTGATCGAGAGGTCGATCTGCTGGGCGCTCTCGTCGACGTCAAGCACCTTGGCAACGACTGTCTGCCCTTCGTTGACGTGGTCGCGGACGTTCTTGATCCATCCGCTGGCGACCTCGGAGATGTGACAGAGGCCGCGCTTGCCCTCGTACTCGTCGAGGTCGACGAACACGCCGAAGTCCTCGATCTCGTCGATCTTGCCGACGACGAGTTCGCCCGGTTCGGGCCAGCCGCTGTATTTCATCCTATCGGGCCTCGACAACGGCGGTCACTTCGCCTTCGATGTCGGCCTTGCCGCCCGTCGGGCGGGCGATAGTGTGGCCACAGACGGCGCACGAAACTTCGCTCGCGGCCTTCTCGAAGAGGGTCTGTTCGTTCTCGCAGTCGGGGCATTCGACGGTGATGAAGCTTCCTGCCATCGTTACTCCTGGAACTCCAGTCGGCCAGCGCGCCATCCCTCGCGGAGGTGGGCCTTCCCACACTCGCCACAGCGGTACTTGAGGTCCGTCTTCTTGGTGGGCTTGTCGCCACCCGGGACCTTCGAGAACTTGCCGTCGTTCCCGATACCGGAGTTACGCTCGCGCTGGCGGTCGATCCACTTCATGCCGGTCTGACGGCCGCTACGGACTTTCTCGACCTCGTGTTCCTGGTGCTCGTTACAGTGCGGACAGTACGTATTGAATCGTCGTGGCATCTGCATAGATATCGGCCTTACCGAGCGATTTGACGTGGCCGCTTAAAACCCGTTTGGTTCGCACCTGTTGTGCGGCGCTCGATTCCCCGCTGCTGTGACTGAGTGACCGGCGCTACGACAGCTATCCCACACCGTTACCGGAACCGCGCGGAGGGACCGGTCGACTCGATTCGGACCGCGCCGAACACGTCTGACGTGTCTGCCCCGGCCACCAGTTCGAGATTCACCGCTTCGCCAGCAGAGAGCGACCCCAGCTTCATCGCCAGTTCCTCGTCGATGTAGTCCACGACCTCGTAGACTTCGTCGGCTTCGACGTCCCGGAGTTCCATCCGTCCGTCGTCGTCCATCGGGCTGACGACGACTGAGGCCCGCTCGCACGACCGCTGCTGTTGTTTCAACATACACGACTGTCGCTATTCCGGATATATAAATATCCGCTATCAGGATGTTTACCATCTAAACACTATCGGCAAGAGTATAAGGTCATTCTAGTCACAGGTAGTTCACCTGTCGCCCGCTGTCGGCTAGTGCGCTGTGTCGCAATCGGCTTCGAAGTCACTAAGTACGCTGTTGGCAAAGGAACGGGCATGAAGAAGCTCATTATCCACGGCGACCCGGGGCTGCGAAAGGGCGGCCGCATCGAGTACGAGGACGAGGAGTACGAGGTGTTCTCAGTTTCGCGGCAGGGCGACTGGCATGGCCCGGACCGACCACAGCTCTGGTGTACCATCGGCTCGGAGGACGAGGAAGAGACGTTCAAACGCCAGGAGTACATCCCGATGCATCTGGATACGGACGACATTGAGGCCGAAGCCGTTACCGTCCTCCGCGAGCGCGCGCCGCCGAACGCCGAGTCCTGACCGGCCCGACACTGCGCGCTGAGTAACTGCCGTTCGCCCGCAGCAATCCGCTCTCCGTTTTCAGAAGTACTCCGGTCGCACCTGATAGATAGTGACGCCGTCGGCCTGTTTCGCCACGGTCACGCCCTGTAGCTGGTCGACAGTCACGTCGTCGTAGCGGGCCCGCTCTGCGGGGCCGACGTAGACGTAGCGCACGTCGTAGGCTTCGAGGAGGCGACGCTGCTCGGCCGGCTCGCCCGTGTAAATCGTCGCCACGTCGTCGACGCGGCGGTCATACACCGTGTCGTTGCGGTACTGGGCCTCGTGAGTCCAGCCGGCGACGGTCGGCAGGCCGGTCAGGCTCGACGGTGCGCTTGCGCCCTCACCGTCGTCAGCATCCCACTGGTAGCTCGCCGGTGCGGCCGTGACGATGGTTGGCCGGCCCTGAGTGTTGTCGTCAAGCCACCGAATCGCCTCGGCTTCCTCGGGATGGTCGTCGTCGAGATAGGCCAGCCCGTCCAGCGTGGGGTCGCCCGCGGCCTCGACGTGGTTCGAGAGGGCGAACATGCCGTACAGCGACGCCGAACAGACCAGCAGGGCGACGAACGTACGGACGCCGATGCTGGTCCATGCTCGCGCGCGGTCGTCGGTCGGCCGCCAGCGGGTGAGCAGCCACGCTAGCACGGGGCCGGCGGCGACCCCCCAGAGCACCCACACCTGCATGTACGTCTTGAAGACGGTGTTCATCCGGCCGATGTTCTCCCTGACGAAGACGAACTCGACGAGGAGAACGAGGCCCGCACCGGCGAGAATCAGCACGGCTTCGAAGCCAACGGGCCGGTCGCCGCCGTCAGCGAGCGCCGGAACCGCATCGACGGTTCGGTCCAGCGTCGGTGAGCGGGCGAACAGCCACGCGCCGAGCAGCAGCGGGACGAGCAGCCCGACCGCTGCGATGTCAAGTGTGGCCGCAAGCGCCGCCGTTCCGACGGTGACGAGACCGACGATACGGGCCGTGCTCCGGCCAACGGCACGGCCGGTCTGGGCGTACAGGTACAGCCAGAACGGGGCGACGAACAGGCCGTGGACGGCTAGGAGCTCCAGCAGTGAGGTTCGGTCGGGCAGGACGGCAATCTCGCGTCCGCTCGCCGGGCCGAGCCAGAACGGGAGCGACCAGAGCAGTCCCAACGCGATCACGACAGCAGCGACGG
The genomic region above belongs to Haloarcula hispanica ATCC 33960 and contains:
- a CDS encoding RNA-protein complex protein Nop10, yielding MKSDIRVCAAWESEHDRPVYTLDDTCPECGLEAVNSAPAPFSPEDSYGEYRRSLKRRSRE
- a CDS encoding translation initiation factor IF-2 subunit alpha; translated protein: MKYSGWPEPGELVVGKIDEIEDFGVFVDLDEYEGKRGLCHISEVASGWIKNVRDHVNEGQTVVAKVLDVDESAQQIDLSIKDVNDHQRKEKIQEWKNEQKADNWMELAFGEDLDDETYAAIANELLAEFGSMYDGFESAAIHGNDALEDVDLSEEEIDAIVQTARNNVSVPYVQVTGYVDLSCPESDGVDVIKEALQAAEGNGEVPNEIELEVTYVGSPEYRIQVQAPDYKTAEDALEESADRAAKVVEQHGGSGQFHRERSEDDE
- a CDS encoding 30S ribosomal protein S27e, producing the protein MAGSFITVECPDCENEQTLFEKAASEVSCAVCGHTIARPTGGKADIEGEVTAVVEAR
- a CDS encoding 50S ribosomal protein L44e, whose translation is MQMPRRFNTYCPHCNEHQEHEVEKVRSGRQTGMKWIDRQRERNSGIGNDGKFSKVPGGDKPTKKTDLKYRCGECGKAHLREGWRAGRLEFQE
- a CDS encoding HAH_0734 family protein, with the translated sequence MKKLIIHGDPGLRKGGRIEYEDEEYEVFSVSRQGDWHGPDRPQLWCTIGSEDEEETFKRQEYIPMHLDTDDIEAEAVTVLRERAPPNAES